The following is a genomic window from Hymenobacter monticola.
GCCCAGCGTTTCCAGCTCGGCAAACTGTGCTTCGTCGTTGGCATCGGCGATGGAGCCGGGGCGCAGGCCGTCGCCCAGCGAGAAGGCCACGTCGTAGGCCTTCATGATTTCGCAGATTTCCTCGAAGTGCGTGTAGAGGAAGCTCTCCCGGTGGTGCGCCAGGCACCATTTGGCCATGATGGAGCCGCCACGCGACACAATGCCGGTCACGCGCTTGGCAGTCATCGGCACGTAGCGCAGCAGCACGCCGGCGTGGATGGTGAAGTAGTCGACGCCCTGCTCGGCCTGCTCAATGAGCGTATCACGGAACAGCTCCCAGGTCAGGTCTTCGGCCTTGCCGTTCACCTTTTCCAAGGCCTGGTAAATGGGCACCGTGCCCACCGGCACCGGGCAGTTGCGGATAATCCACTCGCGGGTTTCGTGGATGTTCTTGCCGGTGCTCAGGTCCATCAGCGTGTCGCCGCCCCAGCGGCAGCTCCACACGGCTTTATCTACCTCTTCCTCAATGGACGACGTCACGGCCGAGTTGCCGATATTGGTGTTGATTTTCACCAGAAAGTTGCGCCCGATAATCATCGGCTCACTCTCCGGGTGGTTAATGTTAGAGGGAATAACCGCCCGCCCGGCGGCCACTTCCTGACGCACAAACTCGGCCGTAATGTGGCCCTCCGGCGTGTTGGCCCCGAAGCTGTGGCCGCGGTGCTGCGTGCGCAGCGGGTCGTCGGCGGGCAACTCGTCGAAACGCTGGTTTTCGCGGATGGCGATGTACTCCATTTCGGGCGTGATGATACCCTTTTTGGCGTAGTGCATCTGGCTCACATTGTAGCCCGGCTTGGCGCGCAGCGGGGCCGCGATGTGCTCGAAGCGCAGGTGGTCGAGGCCGGCATCGGCGGCGCGCTGCTGGCCGTACTCCGAGGTGGTGCCGCTGAGCTGCTCCACGTCGCCACGGCCCAGAATCCACTGTTGGCGCAGGCGGGGCAGGCCTTTTTTCAGGTCGATTTCAACGTTGGGGTCGGTGTAGGGGCCGCTGGTGTCGTACACCGTCACGGGCGCGTTTTGCTCCGACGGGAAGCCGAAATCGAACTTGCGCTCGGTATCAGCCAGGGCGATTTCGCGCATGGCCACCCGGATGCCGGGGTGCAGCTTGCCGGGCACATAGATTTTGCGGGAGCCGGTGAGCGGCTGGCGTTCCACCAGCGTCTGCTGCGGGGCCTGGTCTTTCTTTTTCATCTATTGAAAGTGTAGCGGTGAAATCTTAGTTGATTGCCATTTAATCGTCTGTCATCCTGAGCGCAGCGAAGGACCTTATCACGCCTGACGCAGTAGCTACTGCAAGCTGTTTCTCGGTGATAAGGTCCTTCGCTGCGCTCAGGATGACAGTTACCAAAGCAGACGGCGCTTTTACCCGCCCTGCGTGGCCCGGATAATCGTGACCCGGTCGTGGGCGCGTAGCTCGTGGGCGGGCCAGGCGGCGCGGGGCACCACCTCGTCGTTCACGGCCACGGCGAGGCCGCGCTGCTCGGCCAGCGCGAGGCCAGCGAGCAGTTGGGTGAGCGTCTGAGAATCGGCGGTTTCCTGGGGCGAATTGTTTACGTAGCAGACCATGGCAACTAGAAAAGTTGGCAACGAATCAAGTCCATAAACAATAGCGGGTGCCGGCAACGGACTACCCATAGGCAGCCGCGGGCGGACCAGTACTTTTCCCTTCGCCGGTATTAGCCGGAATCAGGTTCCAAGGGTATTATCTCAGCCGCGCCGAAGCGCAGCACCCCTAAAGTTTATGGGCCAAATCTACGCGCTGGCCGGGAATAATCAGCACGATGTAGGGACGAGGCTTGCCCCCGCCCGGCTATTCGCTCCGTCACAACGATTCCGTGCAACGGCCGGGCGGGGGCAAGCCCCGCCCCTACGTCGTTCAAACATTCACATTGCCCTTCATCGCCCAAAATCCAATATCTTCGCTACATACGCCTTTCATTCGACCCATCTTCCGGCTATGATGCAAAAGACTCTGCTTTTTCTCGTGTTGCTGGGTGCTTCTTTTACCAGCCGCGCCCAAGAGGTTGATACCGTGCGGGCCAGCACCCTGCCCGGCCCACAGCTGGCCGAAAAAGCCTACAACGCCGGCCTCGCCAGCTTCCAGGCCCAGCGCTACCCGGCTGCGCTGCAAAGCTTCGACCAGGCCATTGCCGCGAAGCCCGATTTTGCGGCTGCCTACACCAACCGCGCCGCTACCCGCTTCGAGTTGAAAGACTACCCGCAGGCCCAGGCCGACTACGACCAGGCCCTGAAGCTAGAGCCCGGCAACTACGCCGGCTACTTCGGCCGCGCCCGTGCCCAGGAGGCCCAGAACCATATCACGGAAGCAGACCAAGACTACTCCGAAGCCCTAAAAGCCAAGCCCGACTACGCCCCTGCCTGGTACAACCGCGGCGTGTTGCGCTTCGAGAAAGGCGACTACCAAGCTGCCCGCGAAGATTTTGATGGCGCCCTCAAAGCCGACCCCAAACTGGCTTACGCTTACCACGACCGCGCCAGCGCCCAGCAGAAGCTCGGCAACTTCGCGGCCGCCGCGCAGGACTATACCCAGGCCCTGGCCCTGCAGCCCGACCTGCTGCCGGCCCTGCTCAACCGCGCCGCCGCCGAGCGCCGCACCGGCCAGCTGCCCCAGGCCCTGAAAGACTACGACGCCTACCTGGCCCGCAAAACCGACAACGCCCTGGCCTACACCAACCGCGGCAGCGCCCGCTTCGAAAACAAGGACTACGCCGGCGCCATCGCCGATTTCGGCCAGGCCCTGCAGCTCGACCCGAAGTACGCCTACGCCTGGAACAACCGCGCCGCCGCCCTGCTCAAGCAGGAAAAATACGCCGACGCCGCCTCCGACGCCAGCCAAGCCATCAAACTGAAACCCGACTACGCCGAGGCCTACCTCAACCGCGGCCACGCCCGCGAAATGCTCCGCCAGGCCGACGAAGCTTGCCAGGACTGGCGCAAAGCCGCCGAACTGGGACTGACGGTAGGCAATGATTACGCGGCCGCGGCCGGCTGTGCGGGCGAGGCGGCGGAGTAAACTAGCTGCGCAGGCGTGGGGCCTCACTCCCAGCCCCTCTCCCGTGGAGAGGGGAGCCTAACGATTTACAACCGCGCATATCCGGTGCCCCCTCTGTTTAGGGAGAGGGGGTTAGGGGGCGAGGCCCCATGCTTGCGCCTTTCAGAACAATAGCCCCTCCGACCATGCCTTTCCGCCTTTTCCTCCTGCTCCTCCTTGCCTCCGCCGCGCTGCCCGCCACGGCCCAAAGCGTGGCCTTCACCAAAGACAACTTTGGCGACAATAAAGACGGCCTGCGCGAGGCCAACCGCGAGCTGAAAGACGGCGACACCGAGTACCGCGCCGACCCGCCGCGCTACGCCGCTGCACTGCCGCACTTTCTGGCCGCTCAGCAGTTCAACCCCAACAACGCGGCCCTGAACGTGAAAATCGGCGACTGCTACCTGCACGCGCCCACCAAAACCGCCGCCCTCCCCTACCTGCAACGCGCCGCCAAGCTCGATGCCACGGCCGATGCCCGCACGCACTACCTGCTGGCCCGCGCCCTGCACCTGAGCGGCAAGTGGCGCGAGGCCCTGGCCGAATACCAGCAGGCCCAGCCCACCGGCAGCAACACCCGCAACGGCGACGCGGAGGCCATCACGGCCACCGATTTGCAGCGCTACATGCAGCAGTGCCGCAACGGCCAGCAGCTGGCGGCGCACCCCACGCGGGTGTTCATTGATAATGCGGGGCCGGAGCTGAACTCCCCGGATTCGGACTACGGGCCGGTGGTGTCGGCTGATGAATCGACCATTCTCATCACCTCGCGCCGGGCGGGCTCGACGGGCGGCAAGAAGGACCCGGAGGGCAATGGCTATTTTGAGGACATTTACCAGGCCAACTGGCAGGGCAAGAAGTGGAGTCGCGCCAGCAACCTGGGCACCCCCGTGAACACCGACGACCACAACGCTACCGTGGGCCTGGCCCCCGACGGCCAGCGCATGCTGGTATACGTGGGCACCAACGGCGGCGACCTGCTCGAAGCCAACCTCACCGGCACCACCTGGACCAAACCCAAGCAGCTCGGCTCACGCATCAACACCAAGAACCACGAAACCTCGGCTAGCTACTCGCCCGACGGGCGCTGGCTCTACTTCGTGAGCGACCGGGTAGAGGGCAGCCTCGGCGGCTCTGACATTTATAAGATTGACCTAGAAGGCCGCAACCAGCCCGTGAACCTGGGCACGACCATTAACACCGGCGCCGGCGAAGAAGGCGTGTTTATGGCGCCCGATGGCAAGACGCTGTACTTTTCTTCGGAAGGGCACAACTCGATGGGAGGCTACGACATCTTCAAATCGGTATTCGAGAACGGTAAGTGGAGCAAGCCCGAAAACCTGGGCTGGCCCATCAATACGCCCGACGATGACGTGTTTTTTGTAACCTCCGCCTCGGGGCGGCACGGCTACTACAGCAGCGACCGGCCGGGCGGCCTCGGCGCTAAGGACATCTACCGCATCACCTTCCTCGGCCCCGAAAAGCCGCCCGTGCTCAGCCAGGAAGACCAGCTGCTGGCCTCGCGCCTGGCGCCGGTGAAGCAAACCGTGCTGGCGCCCGCCGTGGCCGTGGCCACCGCCCAGGTCACCATCCTGAAAGGCACCGTGACCGACGCCGCCAGCCAGCAGCCGCTCGATGCCGCCATCGACCTCATCGACAACGCCAGCGGGCAGACCATTGCCACCTTCCGCAGCAACGCTACTTCGGGCCGCTACCTCGTGAGTTTGCCCTCGGGCACCAACTACGGCATCGTGGTGCGGCAGGAGGGCTACCTGTTTCACTCCGAAAACTTCGACCTGCCGGCCGGCGCCGCTTATGCCGAAGTAGTCAAGGATATTCCGCTCAAAAAGCTGGAAGTGGGCACCACCATCGTGCTGCGCAACATTTTCTTCGACACCGGCAAGGCCACCCTGCGCCCCGAAAGCACCGCCGAGCTGGAGCGCCTGCAAAAGCTCCTCACCGAAACGCCCGCCCTCAAGCTAGAAATGGCCGGCCACACCGACGACGTAGGCGAGGCGGCCATGAACCAGGACCTGAGCCAGCGCCGCGCCCAGGCCGTCGTCACCTACCTCACGCAGCACGGCATCGCCGGCGCCCGCCTCACGGCCATGGGCTACGGCGAAACCCGCCCCGAGGTGCCCAACACCAGCAAAGGCAACCGCCAGCTCAACCGCCGCACCGAGTTCAAGGTGACCGCGAAGTAGCTGCATAAACGAAGTAGAGACGCATATTTACGTCTCGTCGTTGAACGGAATCGTAGCCGAAACCCCGATGGCGCGGGCAACGAGACGCAAGTATGCGTCTCTACTCAATTGCCGCCGAGCACGGCCGGGCAAAAACCCGCATTGACCGGGCAGGGCGCTTTGATAATCGGAAAGTTGCGACGCGGCGCGGCGGCCGCTTCTACCTTGCGCCGCTAAACCATCGGGCAGCTTTTTCGG
Proteins encoded in this region:
- a CDS encoding OmpA family protein, with protein sequence MPFRLFLLLLLASAALPATAQSVAFTKDNFGDNKDGLREANRELKDGDTEYRADPPRYAAALPHFLAAQQFNPNNAALNVKIGDCYLHAPTKTAALPYLQRAAKLDATADARTHYLLARALHLSGKWREALAEYQQAQPTGSNTRNGDAEAITATDLQRYMQQCRNGQQLAAHPTRVFIDNAGPELNSPDSDYGPVVSADESTILITSRRAGSTGGKKDPEGNGYFEDIYQANWQGKKWSRASNLGTPVNTDDHNATVGLAPDGQRMLVYVGTNGGDLLEANLTGTTWTKPKQLGSRINTKNHETSASYSPDGRWLYFVSDRVEGSLGGSDIYKIDLEGRNQPVNLGTTINTGAGEEGVFMAPDGKTLYFSSEGHNSMGGYDIFKSVFENGKWSKPENLGWPINTPDDDVFFVTSASGRHGYYSSDRPGGLGAKDIYRITFLGPEKPPVLSQEDQLLASRLAPVKQTVLAPAVAVATAQVTILKGTVTDAASQQPLDAAIDLIDNASGQTIATFRSNATSGRYLVSLPSGTNYGIVVRQEGYLFHSENFDLPAGAAYAEVVKDIPLKKLEVGTTIVLRNIFFDTGKATLRPESTAELERLQKLLTETPALKLEMAGHTDDVGEAAMNQDLSQRRAQAVVTYLTQHGIAGARLTAMGYGETRPEVPNTSKGNRQLNRRTEFKVTAK
- the thiC gene encoding phosphomethylpyrimidine synthase ThiC, which gives rise to MKKKDQAPQQTLVERQPLTGSRKIYVPGKLHPGIRVAMREIALADTERKFDFGFPSEQNAPVTVYDTSGPYTDPNVEIDLKKGLPRLRQQWILGRGDVEQLSGTTSEYGQQRAADAGLDHLRFEHIAAPLRAKPGYNVSQMHYAKKGIITPEMEYIAIRENQRFDELPADDPLRTQHRGHSFGANTPEGHITAEFVRQEVAAGRAVIPSNINHPESEPMIIGRNFLVKINTNIGNSAVTSSIEEEVDKAVWSCRWGGDTLMDLSTGKNIHETREWIIRNCPVPVGTVPIYQALEKVNGKAEDLTWELFRDTLIEQAEQGVDYFTIHAGVLLRYVPMTAKRVTGIVSRGGSIMAKWCLAHHRESFLYTHFEEICEIMKAYDVAFSLGDGLRPGSIADANDEAQFAELETLGELTKIAWQHDVQVMIEGPGHVPMHLIKENMDKQLKECHEAPFYTLGPLTTDIAPGYDHITSAIGAAMIGWFGTAMLCYVTPKEHLGLPNKQDVKDGVIAYKIAAHAADLAKGHPGAQYRDNALSKARFEFRWEDQFNLSLDPDTAREYHDETLPAEGAKVAHFCSMCGPHFCSMKITQEVRDYAATQDMTASEVLAQGLVEKSREFVEKGSEIYF
- a CDS encoding tetratricopeptide repeat protein, coding for MMQKTLLFLVLLGASFTSRAQEVDTVRASTLPGPQLAEKAYNAGLASFQAQRYPAALQSFDQAIAAKPDFAAAYTNRAATRFELKDYPQAQADYDQALKLEPGNYAGYFGRARAQEAQNHITEADQDYSEALKAKPDYAPAWYNRGVLRFEKGDYQAAREDFDGALKADPKLAYAYHDRASAQQKLGNFAAAAQDYTQALALQPDLLPALLNRAAAERRTGQLPQALKDYDAYLARKTDNALAYTNRGSARFENKDYAGAIADFGQALQLDPKYAYAWNNRAAALLKQEKYADAASDASQAIKLKPDYAEAYLNRGHAREMLRQADEACQDWRKAAELGLTVGNDYAAAAGCAGEAAE
- the thiS gene encoding sulfur carrier protein ThiS codes for the protein MVCYVNNSPQETADSQTLTQLLAGLALAEQRGLAVAVNDEVVPRAAWPAHELRAHDRVTIIRATQGG